The Leadbetterella byssophila DSM 17132 DNA window TTCCAAGATCAGCGGATCTTGAGGATAGTGGGCAATCCGTAAGAAATTACCTCCCATATTCTTTAAAAGTTCTATGTCTCTGATATGGTGAGCGTCTTCTAAGGCGTATCCCTTGTCTTTGAAGTCTTGGTGCCGGGAGGTTCCTATCAGCTTTAGTGGCTTCCCGTTTAGATGAAAGCCTGTGTCTGCATGAAATTCAAACCATCTAAACCCGGTTTTTGTCGTGCATTCATCTCTAAGTTGCCCTTTTTCAAGGATTTTTGTCTCTACTGTATAGAGAAAGGGGGTACCAGGAGTCCAAAGACGAGGTTTAGGAACTTGGATTTTGCCCTCTACTCGCTGGTTAGAAGTATTGGCTTCGGGATCAACTTTCAAAGTGAGCGATGTTATCACTTTCCCATCAGGATCCTTTAAGGTATGTAATACCTGTATCTCTTTTTTTTCTGAACTATGGTTATTTATAAGTGTACTTATTTCCAAAATAGCTTCAGAAGTGGATACTTTTGGCGTTTTGACATAAACTCCAGAACTGGCAAAATCCAAAGGTGAGATATGCAGGTCTTCTCTCACGTCTAAGTAGACATCACGGTAGATTCCTCCAAAGAAAGTGAAGTCAGCGCTTAAGGGGGCAATATCCACGTGGTGGCGGTTATCCACCACTATTCTCAATTCCTGCGTTCGCCCGGGACGGAGATAAGGGGTTAAATCAAAGTTGAAACGTGTGTAACCGCCCTGATGCTTTCCCACACGTTTTTCGTCTAGGAATACTTCTGTAATCTGATTTGCTCCTTCAAACTGGAGGTATACCACTTTCCCGGCATAGGAGGCAGGGGTAGAGAGTTTCCTAGTATAGGTGCCAATGGTCCTGGAATAGCCGGGGGTTTCATCCTGAGCGTCCATAGCATTCCAGGTGTGTGGGAAGGAGACTTTTTGTTCTTTAGTATCCTCGGTTTTAAAGGTCCACCCTTCATTAATACTGTAGTTTTGGGCGTATAGCAGTAGGGGAGATAAGGCAAAAAAAAGGATAGCCAGTCCTGATTTGGATTGGAATTTCATGTGTAAAGCATTTGTTAACCTGCCCCGAAGGGCAGGTTCTGTTAATTAATATCCGGTATTTTGAGGGAAATTTCCCATGGCGTCAATTTGATCTTGTGGTATCGGCCAATTCACGTGGAAAGGCTGAACGTTAAATCTGACAAGAACATCATTATCTGAGCCATTGAAGTCGATGTAGTAATTAGGGTTAGGCCCGAACTTGGGGTCTCTACCGTCTGAAATACCGTAAGTAGCCTTGTTATAAGGCACTGAGGAGGCAGGATACTTAGTGAAATCTCCTGCATAGCTTTTCATCTGCTTATACCAGATGCCGTTTCTTTTTAAGAATTCGTATCTTCTGCCTTCGAAGGCTAATTCTCTGGCGTGCTCGTCTTTAAGCATATCGAAGGTCAAGGTGCCGTTAAATGGAGCATTTCCCGCTCTTACCCAAGTCATATTGAAATACTTTATGGCTTTGGCTTGATCTCCTAACTGTAAAGCAGCTTCTGCACCTAAAAGGAAGGTTTCGGCGAGTCTATAGATCATCACATCTTTGTAGCTGGCAGGACCGTCAGCGTCTATCTGTTTGTCCCATCTGTCATACATCTTGATGGAGGAAGGTAAGATGTTTCTTCTGTCTATTTTTGCATTAGTAGCTGCATAGATATCTCTACCGTAAATTCTTGAACCTACGGATACTTTAACAGGATCAGGTCCTTTGTTTGTAGTAGTGGTATAAGTCAGGCCGGTTTGGCTATCTACTACTTCTTTTGCTACAGGGATGGTTATAAGCTTGTTAGGGTTTTGGTAAGTGTAGTCTGTTTTGTAGTAGGCTGAAATACGTTTGTCGTTCTCTGGATACAAAGACATCAAATAGCTGTTAGGAAAGGCAAGTCCCCAGCTTCTACCCAGGTTATCTTCATGGTATTTAACTAGGGTTCCGTTCACTAACTTATGGGTATAATCTGTTTCTGCTATGATATTGATGTATTGAGTACCTAGACGGTGACCCTCGCCACCTCCTCTTTCCAAGGAATAATTGAGGGAAAATAAGGCTTCCGGTAGGTTATAAAAGTCCTTTCTATCAAAGATCTCAGCCACTGTGGGTGAAAGGGAATGCGCTTTATTTTGCTCTATGGCTTCTACTTGTTTAAGCACTTCGGTCCAGTTTTTCGACCAGGCAGCAACTAATGCTTTTAAGTGTCTTGCCGCATCTTGGGTGATTTTGCCGTCTTGTCTGTCTTCTATAGGAAGTCCCTCAATAGCCTCGTCTAGGTCTGTATAGAGAAGTTGGAACACAGCTGCGCTGTCAGCAGGCGTGTATTTCAGGGCATCCATATTTTCTTTGGTAACGGGTTCAGTACTAAGGTATAGCTTACCGAATCTGGACCATAGACCATAGTAGCTATAAGCACGCCAGAATTTTGCTTCTGCAACAGATTTTTTAGTTTCATCTCCGAATTTTGCGCCATAGTAAATGATTTCATTCGTACGACCAATGATGTAATATCTGTGCGTCCAATAAGGCGAATAAATTAACGAGCGGATATTTGAAGTAGGACCAGGGGAAGTAAAGCGAGAAAGGTTCGCGTCATCACCTGTAGTGAATATGCTTAGATCCGTAGTTCTTTCACCCCACAAATGAGAGGCTAGAAATCCATTGGAGTTCCCTTTACGTCCAAGTTGTCTTTCGTAGGAATAAAGGGATTCGACCATCTTGTTGATGCCTTCTGCCGTCTCGAATAGGGTGGCTGTGGTAAAGCTGTTTTCGGATTTCTCTACAAGATAATCTTTGCAGGAGATTAGAGATCCGATAGTCAGGAATATTGCTATTAATTTGCTAAGGTTCTTCATAAAATTAAAAACTTAAGTTTAAGCCCAAAATGAATGTACGTGCCTCCGGATATGCGCCGGGTTCTTTTTCAGGACTATAAGATTTGTAGTCCGTCAGAGTAAAGAGATTTGTGGCCGTGGTATAGATTCTAGCTTTTGAGGCGCTAATTTTATTTAAGACGCTCTTTGGAAGGCTATATCCCAATGTTACGGTTCTCAATCTCAGGTATGAGGCATCTTGAAGTCCCATGAGTCCCATGTAAGGTACAGAAGCGGTAAATTGCGGACGAGGTGCCGTGTTAGATGGATTCTCAGCTGTCCAGTAGTCTACTTTTATCCCGTTCTTCTTTCCGTTCAAACTTCCGCCCTGATTAAAGGCATACAGGTACGGGTTATTTTTAGTTACGCCCTGCACAGTGTAAAACTCTGCCTGGAAATCGAATTTTTTGTAACGTAGGGAGGTATTCCATGTAGCATACCATTTTGGCATCAGGTTGTAAACTTTTCTGTCCTCCACCGTGATTTTGCCATCACCGTTATAGTCCAGAATTTTGACATCTCCCGGCCTAGGCTGGGCATCACCCGGTAAATACTGATGAGGCTCAGCAACCTCTCCTTCTTGCCAGATTCCAGCAAAAACATAATTATACGTCACATTGATAGGTTGGCCTATGAACCAGTTGTTCGTTAGATCATTTATAAGTTGTCCGTTCTCATCAGTTCTACCGTCTATCTTTAGGATTTTGCTATCCTGGGTGGAGAAAGTCAATCCTGAAGCCCAGTCAATGTTTTTCTTATTAACTATATCAGCCTGGAGACTGAATTCGAAACCTGAACTTTGGGTTTCTCCTAAGTTATCCCACATGGTATTGTAACCGGTGATGGAGGGAACTGTGCGCTGAATAAGCAAATCTTTGGTGTTAGTTTTGTAGTATTCCACTGTACCTCGCAGGCGATTTTTCAGGAAACCAAAATCCACTCCGTAATTAAAGGAGTGGGTGGTCTCCCATTTTAAGTTAGGGTTAATGAGTTGGTTTGACGGCAAGTATCCTATGCTGAATTGAGTCCCGAACAGGTATTCATAGGAATTAGAAAGACCAAGTGTTCTGTAGGCCGGTATAGCCCAGTTTCCAACTACCCCGTAAGAGATTCTAGCCTTTAATTCGCTTAGCCAAGGGGTTTCTTTTAGCCATTCTTCTTCATTGATTCTCCAGGCTAGGGCCATGGAAGGGAAATTTGCCCACTTGTTATCTGCTCCAAAAACAGAGGCTCCGTCTCTTCGAACTGAGGCCGTCAATAAGTAACGATCCATTAAGGTATATTGGAGGCGAGCTGCATAGGATTGGGAGCGTGTACGCGTGATGGAACGAATGGCGTTAGAGATTTCTGAATCTCCTACCACGTTCCAGTCGAAAATATCTGTAGTAGAATTGATGAAGTTCATGCCTAAAGTTTTCTGCAAGTCTTCATCAAAAGCCTGAATCAAAGTTGCCTGCAAGCGATGGGCATCCTTTGTATAGGAGTAATTTAAGACGTTCTCTACTAAGAAGGTAGAACGAGTGAAATTAGTAAGTTCTCCGGTACCTGTAGAGTTAGGGTATAATTTCGTTTTGTAGTTTCCGGATTCCCTGTTATTGGTTCTAAGGTTAGCGTTAATCCTATAACTGAAATTTTTAAATGGCTTGAAGGTGATATGTCCTGCCAGGTTGAGGTAGTCATTTTCCTGATTAGCCTTGTATTCTTTAACTCTCCATAGGGGGTTGATATCGCCACTGGTGTTGGCCTCTCTCATCAAGTTTCCATTCGCATCGTAAGCTTGGGATAACTGGGGCATGGTCAATATGTCACTGAAGTTGCCATCAACGCTGTTAGTGAGGGATCTGCTGAAGGAGAAGTTTACTCCTACGTC harbors:
- a CDS encoding SusC/RagA family TonB-linked outer membrane protein → MNLNIRMLRIHLIWSLTFLLLFQVKGQVAPLIGHVKSSTGEALIGVSILDLNGGSGAMTDADGNFTIALSKPDTRLRFSYIGYKEQTISVGGRTRLEVVLEEDQASLDEIVVIGYGTTKKSDLTGSVASIKSESLEKFPATNVTEMLRGQAAGLNVTLDNSQPGGASRVLIRGVRSLSGGQTPLFIVDGMIVPHINDLNSNDVASIEVLKDASSQAIYGSRASNGVILITTKRGKEGKTSVDFSVYTGVQDYKRNFDLYTPEEFAKLRFWAKYNEGMSGVGTPDNPNYATVMDDAIMFQNLTNQQYTDWEDLLMTNAPQTKYDVSVRGGSGKIKYSASAGYLDQQGLVQGSDFSRANIRSNLDFTPNKRVDVGVNFSFSRSLTNSVDGNFSDILTMPQLSQAYDANGNLMREANTSGDINPLWRVKEYKANQENDYLNLAGHITFKPFKNFSYRINANLRTNNRESGNYKTKLYPNSTGTGELTNFTRSTFLVENVLNYSYTKDAHRLQATLIQAFDEDLQKTLGMNFINSTTDIFDWNVVGDSEISNAIRSITRTRSQSYAARLQYTLMDRYLLTASVRRDGASVFGADNKWANFPSMALAWRINEEEWLKETPWLSELKARISYGVVGNWAIPAYRTLGLSNSYEYLFGTQFSIGYLPSNQLINPNLKWETTHSFNYGVDFGFLKNRLRGTVEYYKTNTKDLLIQRTVPSITGYNTMWDNLGETQSSGFEFSLQADIVNKKNIDWASGLTFSTQDSKILKIDGRTDENGQLINDLTNNWFIGQPINVTYNYVFAGIWQEGEVAEPHQYLPGDAQPRPGDVKILDYNGDGKITVEDRKVYNLMPKWYATWNTSLRYKKFDFQAEFYTVQGVTKNNPYLYAFNQGGSLNGKKNGIKVDYWTAENPSNTAPRPQFTASVPYMGLMGLQDASYLRLRTVTLGYSLPKSVLNKISASKARIYTTATNLFTLTDYKSYSPEKEPGAYPEARTFILGLNLSF
- a CDS encoding RagB/SusD family nutrient uptake outer membrane protein, with protein sequence MKNLSKLIAIFLTIGSLISCKDYLVEKSENSFTTATLFETAEGINKMVESLYSYERQLGRKGNSNGFLASHLWGERTTDLSIFTTGDDANLSRFTSPGPTSNIRSLIYSPYWTHRYYIIGRTNEIIYYGAKFGDETKKSVAEAKFWRAYSYYGLWSRFGKLYLSTEPVTKENMDALKYTPADSAAVFQLLYTDLDEAIEGLPIEDRQDGKITQDAARHLKALVAAWSKNWTEVLKQVEAIEQNKAHSLSPTVAEIFDRKDFYNLPEALFSLNYSLERGGGEGHRLGTQYINIIAETDYTHKLVNGTLVKYHEDNLGRSWGLAFPNSYLMSLYPENDKRISAYYKTDYTYQNPNKLITIPVAKEVVDSQTGLTYTTTTNKGPDPVKVSVGSRIYGRDIYAATNAKIDRRNILPSSIKMYDRWDKQIDADGPASYKDVMIYRLAETFLLGAEAALQLGDQAKAIKYFNMTWVRAGNAPFNGTLTFDMLKDEHARELAFEGRRYEFLKRNGIWYKQMKSYAGDFTKYPASSVPYNKATYGISDGRDPKFGPNPNYYIDFNGSDNDVLVRFNVQPFHVNWPIPQDQIDAMGNFPQNTGY